GTTCTCCAATATCATCCGGCGCTTTCACCAGCAGCGAACCGGAAAAATCGCCGGCGCGAACGCGGCCGGTAAAGAGAATCAATCTCCGGATTGGGGAAAGCAGCCGGACGGTAAGATATGCGGAAGTCAGAAGGTATATGATAATAATCGCGAGCAGGATCCCCAGAAACATCCGCCCCTTTGCGTCGGCAAGGAGGGCCACTTCGGTCACCGGGCGGGCCAGGCGCACATAGCCGGGGGTTTCCGAAGCAAGCGGAACAGCGACATAGAACATCTTCTCTTGGAGGGTGCTGCTGTAACGGGAGGCTTCTCCCTTGCCCCTCAAACGGGCCTCCTGAATCTCGGAACGGTTCAGATGGCTTTCCATTTTCCCGGGGGACGAAAGCGTATCGGCAAGAACTTTTCCCTCGGCGTCGATCAAGGTCAGGCGCGCGCGCGCCAGGCGGGAGAGTTTTTCAGCGTTTGCCCTGATCTTTGCAACCGGCATGGTGGCGATGATGCCCGCCTCCGCCGTCAGCTCTTCCTCGAACCGGACAAGCAGCTCCTTTTTGAGTTCGCTTTGCAGCCAGATGCTGGCGGTGGCGAACACCACTATGCCAACGACAAGAAACGAAATCAGAAACTTACTGGAGAGATGACTCTTCATTTTTCCCCACTGGGAGCGGTTCGTGGCGGATGATTTTCCCCGTCACCATGTAAATGACCATATCCGCGATCCCCTCGGCATGATCGGCGATGCGTTCCAGGGTTTTCGAAATTTGCATGATGTAGAGGCTGACCTTGATGTTGCCGGGATCAGCCAGCATGTACATCACCAGTTCCCGAAAGATCTGTTCGTTAAGGTTGTCGATTACCGCATCCTCCGCCCGCACGGTCCTCGCCAGGTCAACGTCCTGCCGCACCATCGCGTCGAGGCTGTTTCTTATCATCTCCCTGCTTATCTCCCCCATCCGGGGCAAATCAACGTACGGCTTGAGCTGAGGGAAATCATTAAGAATAATCGCCTTCTCGGCGATGTTGACCACCATATCGCCGATCCGCTCCAGATGGCCGGTGATCTTGATCGCCGTCGTAATAAAGCGCAGGTCGCGCGCTGTCGGCTGTCGCAGGGCAAGAATGCGGATGCACCGCTCCTCCAGTTCGATATCGAGACGGTCGATCTGGTCATCGCCTTTGATAATCTCCCGCGCTACGGCGGTATCTCGCTCCAGGAGCGCCTTGATCGCCAACTCCAGCGCCTTTTCCGTTTTTGCGCCGAGGTACAGCAGTCCGTCCCGAATTGCCTGCAACTCCCGTTCATATTCCCGGCTGGTATGCCGCGTCTCTTCCATTTTTTCTCCGATCTTTTTCCTGCTCTATCCAAAACGCCCGGTAATGTAGTCTTCCGTCTGCTTCACATCCGGGGTGGTGAATATCTTTTCAGTTTTGCCGAATTCTATCAGTTTGCCTATGTAAAAGAAACCGGTAAATTCCGAAACTCGCGCCGCCTGCTGCATATTGTGGGTAACGATGATGATCGTGTAGTGTTCCTTCAGTTCATCGATCAGCTCCTCGATCTTGGCGGTCGAAATCGGATCCAGCGCCGACGTCGGCTCGTCCATCAACAACACCTCCGGCTTCATCGCGAGCGCCCTTGCGATGCAGAGACGCTGCTGCTGGCCGCCGGAGAGGGTCATCGCCGACTTTCCCAGGATGTCCTTAACCTCGTCCCATAAAACGGCCTGTTTCAGGCTTTCCTCCACGAGGGCTTCGAGTGAATCCCTATCCGTAATTCCCGCCAGTTTCGGCGCGAAGGCAATGTTGTCAAAAATGGATTTCGGAAACGGGTTCGGCTTCTGAAAAACCATGCCGATCTGCTGGCGGATCTGTACCGGATCAACCTCCGGGGCGTAGATGTTTTTCCCTTCGAACAGGATTTCGCCTTCGACACGGGTTTTGTCGATCAGGTCGTTCATCCGGTTGAAAAGCCGAAGCAGGGTTGACTTCCCGCAGCCGGAAGGCCCGATCAGGGCAGTCACCTTGTTCCTTTCAAAATCGATCGTGATATCCGACAGCGCCTTGAAGGATCCGTAGAAAAAATCAACGTTTTTTGCCCTGACAATTACTTTTTCTTCCAAGCTTACCACCTTTTCTTTCTGCGAATAACGCTGCGGATAACTATCGCCACAAGATCTATTCCCAGAACCAGGGCAATCAGCACAAGCGCCGTCCCGTACTGCAGCGGCCGGGTCTGCTCTATGTTGGCGCCGGCGGTCGCCAGCACGTAGATATGATAGGGCAGCGCCATCACCTCGTCAAATAAGGACTTCGGCAGAACGGCGGTATAGAAGGCCGCCGCCGTAAACATGATCGGCGCCGTCTCCCCTGCCGCTCGGCCGATGCCGAGAATCGAACCGGTCAGAATGCCGGGAACCGCTGACGGCAAAACAATCCTTGCAATAGTGCGCCATTTGGAGACCCCCAGGGCCAGTGATGCCTCCCGGAAGGTCTGGGGAACCGCTTTCAACGCCTCTTCCGACGCCCCGATGATGGTCGGCAGAATCAGGATGCCGAGGGTCAGGGAGCCTGCGAGGATGCTGGAGCCGAAATGGAGAAAGACGACAAAAAAACCGAGGCCGAAGAGTCCGAAAACAACTGACGGCACCCCGGCCAGACAATTGACGCCGATTCGGATGATCCGGATAAAGGCGCCCTGTTTGGCATATTCAATCAGATAAACGGCGGAAACCACCCCCAGCGGCAGGGCGACGGCAATTGCCCCGCAGGTCAGATACAAGGTGCCCACGATAGCCGGCATGATCCCGCCTTTCGTCATCGAATCGGTGGGGGGCAGCGTCAGAAAATCCCAGGAGATCGCCCGAAAACCATTGACAAACAGAAAGGCAAGGATCCCCAGAAGCGCCAGCGTTATAGTAAAAGCCGCGAGCCGCACGAGGCCAAAAAAAAGGGCCTGCCGCAGATATCGCGCTTTATGAACGGTACGCATCACTTTTACTTCCTGCGGATTCTCACTGTTCACAACGTGCCCGACCCCTCTTCCTTAAAGCGGTTGGAGATATGATCGGCAATCAGGTTAAAAACAAGGGTAACAACAAAAAGCACAATCCCGGTGGCGAAAAGGGCATGATAGTGGCCGCTTTGGAAAGGCGCCTCTCCCATTTCCGCGGCGATGCTCGCCGGCATCGGCCGCACGGAATCAAAAATGTTTCTCGGAAGCGCCGCAGCGCCTCCGGCTACCATCAAGACCACCATCGTCTCCCCGATCGCCCGCCCCATTCCCAGGATCACCGCTGTGGAGATTCCGGAAAGCGCCGACGGAACGACCACCCTTGTGATTGTCTCATATTTTGTTGCCCCGAGGGCGTAGGCTGCCTCCTTGAAATCGCGCGGAACCGCATGGAGGGCGTCTTCGGAAATGCTGGAGATCGTCGGGATAGCCATCAAGGCAAGCATCAGCGAGGCATTCACAATATTGAGCCCCGTCGGCAGATCAAACGTCTGCTGCATCCACGGCGCCAGGATAACCATCCCGAAAAAACCGAGCACCACCGAGGGGAGACCGGCCAGCAGTTCGATAACGGCTTTAAGCGCCTCCTTGATTTGCCGCGGGGCCATTTCCGCTATGTAAATCGCGGAAAGAATCCCGAACGGAACAGCCAGCAGGCACGAAAAAAATGTAACAATAACCGAACCCACGATCAGGGGCCAGATCCCGTACGCCGGCGGCTCATCGGTCGGATACCAGAGGGGGCCAAACAGGAAATCCTGCAAGGACGTCAGATGGAAGAGCGGGAGTCCTTCCCGAAAGAGGAAATAGACAATCAGCGCCAGCGCCAAAAGCGAAAGCATTGCAAAAAAGGCAAAAACATTTTTGATGATGATCTCTTTAAACCTTCTGTTCATTATACGTTCCGCTTTTCTCCTGACGGCGCCTCTTGTAGAGTGCGCCTTTTATTAGCGCGGGTATTTTAACTGCGCTTTGTTTCAATATTATGACAGATTCATTAATATTGCATTAAATAAACGTTTCCCCGACTCTTCCCCGGCGCCACGGTATTCGCCGCTCAATCTCCGTGCAAAAGCAGCTGCCGCTGTGGAAAAAATATTGATTATTGAGCCAATTGCAAAACTCCCAACGCTGTCATTCCCGCAACGCTTCTGGGCGGGAATCCATTTTTTAACTATTTGAAATCATGGATGCCCGACAAAAACACTCGGGCATGACACGGAGTTTTGCA
Above is a genomic segment from Syntrophobacterales bacterium containing:
- the phoU gene encoding phosphate signaling complex protein PhoU → MEETRHTSREYERELQAIRDGLLYLGAKTEKALELAIKALLERDTAVAREIIKGDDQIDRLDIELEERCIRILALRQPTARDLRFITTAIKITGHLERIGDMVVNIAEKAIILNDFPQLKPYVDLPRMGEISREMIRNSLDAMVRQDVDLARTVRAEDAVIDNLNEQIFRELVMYMLADPGNIKVSLYIMQISKTLERIADHAEGIADMVIYMVTGKIIRHEPLPVGKNEESSLQ
- the pstB gene encoding phosphate ABC transporter ATP-binding protein PstB — its product is MVSLEEKVIVRAKNVDFFYGSFKALSDITIDFERNKVTALIGPSGCGKSTLLRLFNRMNDLIDKTRVEGEILFEGKNIYAPEVDPVQIRQQIGMVFQKPNPFPKSIFDNIAFAPKLAGITDRDSLEALVEESLKQAVLWDEVKDILGKSAMTLSGGQQQRLCIARALAMKPEVLLMDEPTSALDPISTAKIEELIDELKEHYTIIIVTHNMQQAARVSEFTGFFYIGKLIEFGKTEKIFTTPDVKQTEDYITGRFG
- the pstA gene encoding phosphate ABC transporter permease PstA, yielding MRTVHKARYLRQALFFGLVRLAAFTITLALLGILAFLFVNGFRAISWDFLTLPPTDSMTKGGIMPAIVGTLYLTCGAIAVALPLGVVSAVYLIEYAKQGAFIRIIRIGVNCLAGVPSVVFGLFGLGFFVVFLHFGSSILAGSLTLGILILPTIIGASEEALKAVPQTFREASLALGVSKWRTIARIVLPSAVPGILTGSILGIGRAAGETAPIMFTAAAFYTAVLPKSLFDEVMALPYHIYVLATAGANIEQTRPLQYGTALVLIALVLGIDLVAIVIRSVIRRKKRW
- the pstC gene encoding phosphate ABC transporter permease subunit PstC, which codes for MNRRFKEIIIKNVFAFFAMLSLLALALIVYFLFREGLPLFHLTSLQDFLFGPLWYPTDEPPAYGIWPLIVGSVIVTFFSCLLAVPFGILSAIYIAEMAPRQIKEALKAVIELLAGLPSVVLGFFGMVILAPWMQQTFDLPTGLNIVNASLMLALMAIPTISSISEDALHAVPRDFKEAAYALGATKYETITRVVVPSALSGISTAVILGMGRAIGETMVVLMVAGGAAALPRNIFDSVRPMPASIAAEMGEAPFQSGHYHALFATGIVLFVVTLVFNLIADHISNRFKEEGSGTL